One genomic segment of Deltaproteobacteria bacterium includes these proteins:
- a CDS encoding ATP-dependent helicase — MPNETALAQQEPLQPAVRRYALKTSAPPRKGLVDYDRDLSEEQRAVALCDPRPTLVIAGAGSGKTRALTFRVAHLLETGTAPETILLLTFTNKAAREMMARVGQLCRVETRRMWGGTFHHVAHGLLREHASRLGYADRFGLLDREDAKEVMASATADLGYGVGQRRFPRPDAMIDLYSTAVNTQRPLAEVIAVEAPQFVALEEEILRVARRFAERKAQMNAMDFDDLLLNWKRLLIEVPGARESICRRFSAVLVDEYQDTNRLQGEIVDAVAAPHGNLLVVGDDAQSIYAFRGAHFENILKFPERYPQCQHLRLITNYRSTPPILALANASIRCNRKQFEKELRAHREGGVLPALVPLCDVHQQAEFVAQRILELREEGIPLREMSVLYRAHTHSMELQMELARRGIPFIVRAGVRFFEQAHIKDVLAHLKFIQNPHDELSFKRIVKLVSGVGAASADALWAQVEQWLRMGRDSRTQLDSLTQLVPPKARSGLRALAGALQILVAMRSQPSEMIRCILHEGGYGEALKQRYANAQARHDDVLQLADYALQAESLEQLLADLTLLDSLEAEDVVEGAEPDEKLTLSSVHQAKGLEWRAVFLIWLADGRFPSAPALRAPDGEEEERRLFYVAVTRAKDELYLTYPMMQEKRDQARLLLRPSRFLDELPAAPPPYEKWSIEVAPDPKLLAQ; from the coding sequence ATGCCCAACGAGACCGCTCTCGCCCAGCAGGAGCCGTTGCAGCCTGCGGTCCGGCGCTATGCCCTGAAGACGTCGGCCCCGCCGCGCAAGGGCCTGGTCGATTACGACCGCGACCTCTCCGAGGAGCAGCGCGCCGTCGCCCTCTGCGATCCGCGTCCCACGCTGGTGATCGCCGGCGCCGGCTCGGGCAAGACGCGGGCGTTGACGTTTCGAGTGGCACACCTGCTCGAGACGGGCACGGCGCCCGAGACGATCCTCCTCTTGACGTTCACCAACAAGGCGGCGCGGGAGATGATGGCGCGCGTCGGCCAGCTTTGCCGCGTCGAGACGCGCAGGATGTGGGGCGGCACGTTCCATCACGTCGCCCACGGCCTGTTGCGCGAGCATGCCTCACGCCTCGGATACGCGGATCGATTCGGTCTTCTCGATCGCGAGGACGCCAAGGAAGTGATGGCGAGCGCCACCGCGGACCTCGGGTATGGGGTCGGACAACGGCGTTTCCCGCGCCCCGACGCGATGATCGATCTGTACTCGACGGCGGTGAACACCCAGCGCCCGCTGGCCGAGGTGATCGCCGTGGAGGCACCGCAGTTCGTCGCGCTGGAGGAGGAGATCCTGCGAGTCGCGCGCAGGTTCGCGGAGCGGAAGGCGCAGATGAACGCGATGGACTTCGACGATCTGCTGCTGAACTGGAAGCGCCTCCTGATCGAGGTACCCGGCGCGCGCGAGAGCATCTGCCGGCGCTTCAGCGCGGTGCTCGTCGACGAGTACCAGGACACCAACCGGCTCCAGGGAGAGATCGTCGACGCGGTCGCCGCGCCGCACGGGAACCTGCTCGTCGTCGGCGACGACGCGCAGAGCATTTATGCGTTCCGCGGCGCGCATTTCGAGAACATCCTCAAGTTCCCCGAGCGCTACCCGCAGTGCCAGCACCTCCGCCTGATCACCAACTATCGCAGCACGCCGCCCATTCTCGCGCTCGCCAACGCGTCGATCCGTTGCAATCGCAAGCAGTTCGAGAAGGAGCTGCGCGCCCACCGCGAGGGAGGTGTGCTGCCGGCGCTGGTGCCCCTGTGCGACGTCCACCAACAGGCCGAGTTTGTCGCCCAGCGGATCCTCGAGCTGCGGGAGGAGGGAATTCCGCTGCGGGAGATGTCCGTCCTCTATCGGGCGCACACGCACTCGATGGAGCTGCAGATGGAGCTTGCCCGCCGCGGGATCCCCTTCATCGTCCGCGCGGGAGTGCGCTTCTTCGAGCAGGCCCACATCAAGGACGTGCTCGCGCACCTCAAGTTCATCCAGAACCCGCATGACGAGCTTTCGTTCAAGCGGATCGTCAAGCTGGTCTCCGGCGTCGGGGCAGCGAGCGCGGATGCGCTCTGGGCACAGGTCGAGCAGTGGCTGCGCATGGGCCGCGACTCGCGCACCCAGCTCGATTCCCTGACCCAGCTGGTGCCGCCCAAGGCACGCTCCGGGCTGCGCGCGCTCGCCGGAGCGTTGCAGATCCTGGTGGCGATGCGGTCGCAGCCCAGCGAGATGATCCGCTGCATCCTCCACGAGGGCGGCTACGGCGAGGCGCTCAAGCAGCGGTACGCGAATGCCCAGGCACGCCATGACGACGTGCTGCAGCTCGCGGATTACGCGCTGCAGGCGGAATCGCTGGAGCAGCTCCTCGCCGATCTCACGCTGCTCGATTCGCTCGAAGCCGAAGACGTCGTGGAGGGCGCCGAACCGGACGAGAAGCTCACGCTCTCCAGCGTGCACCAGGCCAAGGGACTGGAATGGCGCGCCGTGTTCCTCATCTGGCTCGCCGACGGCCGTTTTCCCAGCGCGCCCGCCTTGCGCGCTCCGGACGGCGAAGAGGAGGAACGCCGACTCTTCTACGTGGCCGTGACGAGGGCCAAAGACGAGCTGTACCTGACGTATCCAATGATGCAGGAGAAGCGCGACCAGGCGCGCCTGCTGCTCAGGCCGAGCCGGTTCCTCGACGAGCTCCCGGCGGCGCCGCCCCCCTACGAGAAATGGAGCATCGAAGTGGCGCCGGACCCGAAATTGCTCGCACAGTAG
- a CDS encoding xanthine dehydrogenase accessory protein XdhC → MNLTDAELFQEVARRSAAREPFVLCTVTATDRSAPRDAGAKMIVAADGAIVGTVGGGPLEAVVIQEAVHLLKQEGTSCQRRFALTTAGDAAEPLPPSGPIPDELGMKCGGEVTVFLDVLRPAPRLVLYGAGHVGERVANIAAEIGLATTVVDDREKFATRDRFPRASEVRCADLAQDPLGGVAPGASDFVVILTRCHALDEGVLEAALRTPARYVGLIGSRRKVALILRSIAKRLGRDPRDDARLHAPIGLRLGDKTPGEIAISILAEILLLKSKGELAHSRLAPKDAVRVRA, encoded by the coding sequence ATGAACCTGACGGACGCCGAGCTGTTCCAGGAGGTCGCGCGCAGGAGCGCGGCCCGGGAACCATTCGTGCTCTGCACCGTCACGGCCACCGATCGCTCGGCTCCAAGGGACGCCGGAGCGAAGATGATCGTCGCTGCGGACGGTGCGATCGTGGGCACCGTCGGCGGTGGGCCGCTCGAAGCCGTCGTCATCCAGGAAGCGGTCCACCTCTTGAAGCAGGAGGGCACGTCCTGCCAGCGCCGGTTCGCGCTCACCACGGCCGGCGATGCGGCGGAACCCCTTCCGCCCTCCGGGCCCATTCCCGACGAGCTGGGGATGAAATGCGGCGGGGAAGTGACGGTGTTCCTCGACGTGCTCCGGCCCGCGCCGAGGCTGGTCCTCTACGGCGCGGGACATGTCGGCGAGCGTGTGGCGAACATCGCGGCCGAGATCGGGCTGGCGACGACCGTCGTCGACGATCGCGAGAAATTCGCCACGCGCGACCGCTTCCCTCGCGCCAGCGAAGTGCGCTGCGCCGACCTTGCCCAGGATCCGCTCGGCGGGGTCGCTCCCGGAGCATCGGACTTCGTCGTCATCCTCACCCGCTGCCACGCGCTGGACGAAGGCGTGCTCGAGGCAGCGCTGCGCACGCCTGCGCGCTACGTCGGATTGATCGGCAGCCGCCGCAAGGTCGCGCTGATCCTGCGCAGCATCGCCAAGCGGCTCGGGCGCGATCCCCGCGACGATGCGCGCCTGCACGCGCCGATCGGGCTGCGCCTCGGCGACAAGACCCCAGGCGAGATCGCCATCTCGATCCTCGCCGAAATCCTTCTCCTCAAGAGCAAGGGCGAGCTCGCGCATTCCCGCCTCGCCCCCAAAGACGCCGTCCGCGTACGTGCCTGA